The genomic window CTCACCAcctatatattctgtgcctgtggGCTTTCCTCCGCAtcagttgatgaaggagcagtgttccgaaagcttgtgacttcgAATAAACCTTTTTGACTATAGCCTGGTAtcactgtttccgtgctgtacatccctatgactctatgacgtgaCTTCTGACTTGTAACTTAAAACCAAGAAACTTCTGCACTCTTTGCACTATTGTAACTTCCAAACAAATTACCAACTAGGAAGGCACAAGAGATCAAATAGAAAAACATTTCCCACAAATTGTACCAAAACCTTTATAAAACAAATATCCATTATTGAAATACAGACTATGATTTCTCCATTCAAATTACCATATAAACATACCTTACACAGCTCAACTTTATTTCCAGCTTCATCCATTTCCTCCCTCAGTGAGTCAACTTTTGCTGCTACTGCTGGGAAATTGCCTCCTgaaaatgcagctttgtttgctTGATTATACCTAAAACAAACCACAGGCAATTAATCTTCAAATCAGATGCATTTCCTCAAGCCCCAACACAGGTTCCAATCAAAAAGTTCCAACAAACACCAGATGCAAACCTGTTTCTAATTCCTCAGAGCCTTAAACTCAAACTAGTCTTAGCACTCAGAAGCAAAACCACATCCAATCTAACATCACTATGATCAACACTTCAGCTTGCAGAAATTCTCTCAAATGCTTTTATGGTTTATCAATAAATTGGTCCTGACTTTGGTTTGATTAATCATTTATTACTGTCAGTGATTAAGTTCATGTTGTCACCGATGGTTTTTGTTTTGTTACTGTTGAGATTACTGGCTAGTGTGAAAGGTGAAAAACAGATTACGGGTGCTAATGAACAACTTGAAAGCTATAAAATTCCTCTCAtctaaaaatgttatttttggtTATAGATTTGAAAGTATCACATTAAATTCTGTTACAATATAGAAACTCTTACCGCATTTTTGCCGAGTCCCAGTCTAGTACTAATTTAGCCAATTGCTTCCTCTGTTTTTGAATGTTAGGAATCTCCATCTTTTAAGAATGAACAAAAGTAATAAATCAGTAAACAGGTATTTACTACTATTCCACAGAGTGTTCCTCTTTGGTCTCCTGAATGAGCAGCAGATAAAGCAAGTGATTCTCAACCTGAAAATTTGATAAATTCCTGAAATCGGCATGTCATCCACAAGTGAAGGATTATGCTGAAACTGAGCAGTCTACAGACAAGTAACAGAAACTAAACTTGAACAAAACATTTGTGTGAAAGTATGAAAGGGGGAAGCAATGAGAGGTTTACTCACTTCTGCCAAGTTATTGAATGGCTCAAGGATCTCTCTCTCAATTTGAGATTCATAGGAGGCAAGCTCAAACGCCAGCTTATGTTCTGCTTCACTacatgtttccagcaatttcctgaAACCAAACCAAACATGATCATGGGTACAAAGTAATAATGTTGATATCCCTCAGGATAATGATAAAGATTCTTTATGGACAAGTGCTTGCGTAAGAACTTGCTAATACAAATTAAACTGGGATAATGTTTTATTGGGTTCATCCCAACACAATCTGATAAAGCTAACATGGCAGAATTCAAAAAGGAAATTCTCAAATCAGAAAACTTTGAACAATTCATAATGGTGCATCCAGAAAGGTAGTGATCTTCTCTTCCAGCTCtattttgccatttctttgctagTTTCGGCTGGCTTGCCCAGTCTTATTCAGAGTTGCTGTTACCATGATCTATTTCAGAAATTATCAAGAGAGGAGGCAGTTCTGGATTTAATTTTAGGTCACAAAGCTGGGCAAATGGTTGAAGTATCAGCATTTTGCAGACCATGATCATAACTTTGTTAGATTCAAGACTGTTATGGAAAAGCATAAAGCTGGGCCTGAAATCCAAGTTCTCAAATGGTGAAAGGTTGATTTTAATAAGATTAGTCCGGACTTGGCCAGAGTGGACTGGGAGCAGATACTTTCAGGCAACTCTGACTCAGAACATTAAAATGCATTCAAGGAGGAAATGGGTGTGCAGAGCCAACATGTTACAATAAAGACAAAGGGTGGGGCTATCCAATCCTGTGAAGGCTGGATATCAACTGATAAGATAACATTGGATTAAGAGAAAAAGGAAGCTTACCTCGGATCCTGAGGTCTCAAAACAGAAAAGGAGTACAGAATATGCAAGAGGGAACTTAAAATAGAAATTAGGAGAGCTAAAGGGGATACGAGGGcaggtaaaataaaataaaatcccaaGTTGTTTTACAGATACATCAAGGGTTTAAAAAATAATCACAAGGGAACCAGTAGGGCCCTTTAAGGACCACAGTGGTAATTTATGCATGGAAGAAGAGCATGTAGGTAggattctaaatgaatattttgggtCGGTGCTCATGAGTGAGATGGGCATTACGGTGATAGAAATCAGGGACAAGGTCTGTAAtataattaaagaaattagcacagacagaaaggaagttctgagtggtctggcagacttaaaagtagataaatctccagggtcAGATGAATTGCATCTAAAGCTGTTGAGTGAGGCAACAAGAGAGGTACCAGAAGGTTGGAGGACAATCAATATGATACTGTTATTCATCAAGGGAGCAAGACATAAACCAGGAAACttcaggccagtcagtctaagcTCAGTGGTGAGGAAGCAAATAAAAGCaactctgagggacagaattaatctgcacttggagaggtagggattaatcaagaacagtcagcacagttttgttaagggaagatcatgtctgatcaactTGTTAGAATTTTTTTGATAAgtaaccaggtgtgtagatgagggcaatgaTTTTGATGTATTCTACTTGGACACCAGCACTTTCGATTAAGGCCAAATGAGAGACTGCAATCAAAAGAAAGAACCCACGGAtcaaaggaaatttggcaaatcagATCCACAGTTGGCTGAGCAGCATGTGATGGATGATGGGTATGTTTCCAAACAGAAATCTGTGTCCAGTGGGGTAGTATAGGGGTCAGTAATAGGGTCCTCGCtatttgtggtttatataaatgatttagacttgaaagTAGGAGGCTTGATCAataagtttgggggggggggtgtatagtgaggaggatagcctcaGACTGCAAGATGATATAACAAGCTAGTCAAATGGGTTGATCTGTGGCAAAGAGAattcaaaatgaataaatttgaaTTGACGCAAGACAAACAAGGTAAGGGAATACTTGAACAGTAAGAGCCTGGGAAGCACGGAGTATCAGCAGAACCTTGGCGTGCATGTCCACCAGTGCCTTAAGCTAAAATGGTTTAAAAAGttatacttacctttattagACAAGGCATAAAGTTTAAGAGaggggaggttatgctggaactgcataagttggttaggccacagcaacagtattctgtgcagttctggagtccacattataggagagatgtgattgcattggagaaggtctagaggagatttaccacaatGTCACCTGGGCTGAAGTGTTTTAATTATTAAGAGacattggataggctggggttgtttttcctaGAGGAGGAAGAAATTTtttcccttgatggagggatcaatctCCAGGAGAtgcagatttaaggtaaagggcagaaGGCTCAGAGGTGatgtgaagaaaaacattttcacccagagttggtaggaatctggaacttcAAGAGTGGTAGCGACAGAAACCTTTGTAAGATTTAAGTAATATTTTGATGTGCAAATGCAAtgctaaggcatacaaggctatgagccaagtgctggaaaatgggtttagAATAATTAGTTGGTTGTGTTTGGCAGTGAACACGATGCCTGAGGTTACATGTGGACAATATATCTAATCAACAAACAGAATATGCAGGAGAGAGAAGTGTctttaggaaaaaaaaacttaaaagaacAACCTATTAGCCCTTTGTGTGAAAGGACTGAAGTAAAATACTAATTAAATGCCACAGGCTACACCAGAACACTGCATTTATAGCAAAAAAGCACTCAGCAGTATCAAACTCCCCCAGTAGTAACCACCACCAGCTTAAAAACACTGGAATACATATCGGATCAAACAGCATCCTGAACCACAAACAATACCTCATTCTTTTATTGGCAACGTGCAATGCATTCTGCATCGAAGTCCTGAAATGTCAATCTGTCCTTTCTCTTTAGACACTAATTGATCTTGTTTACAACAGGAATGTTAATTTCATATTTCCATCATTTATACGTTTCCTCTTTATTTAAAGTCTCAACAATTTGCTATACCGTATCCAACAAAGCAGCTCCATCATGGTGATGTTACTTACGTAATGAGAGAGTCATCCCCTATTAAGGCAATTCCTTCCTGCATGCTTTGGGAGAGAGCCATCAATGGCAACTTTTTCTgttaatgattaaaaaaaattcaaatcaggGAGATATAACATTTGGAATCAAATGCTTTGACAGTTTTAATGTTTGTCAAATCAGTGCCAACTTCACACTGTAGTCATTCCACAAGTGATTGCTTTCACAATGATCGGAGTAAAACCATCAAAAGATTTTGATCTGATTACCAAAATACTggttttaatttaaacaaaatgatgaGTTTAAGAATCTACATACATTTCTCCAATTCCACTTACAAAACTTCAGCAGAATATCTTTTGTCAGTTGAAATGTGTCATTATGCATGAAGCTGAATAGCAGCTATCATGTGCAAGGTATTAGAGATAAAGCCTGTCAAAATATTGTGATGGAATTGCAACCATTTACTCAGCATGGTCAAGAGTTATTCAACAAATTATCAAGGTCACAAGTTCCAGCTTATTCAGTAAGCTACAAATTTATTAGTTATGCAACTGTGTTCAGTTTCACTACCCTGCTATCCTCCTTAACCTGTCACTCTAAATAAAACCCTTCTATTCATTGTCATGGCCATTCCCTTGACTTTGCTGCTCAGTTCGAGGCTGAAGAACATCTCCTTCCTCCTGGAGAAGGACATGTAGTGGGAGAAAGGTGATTCAGTTGTCACAGACCATGTACAAACTAATGTAATGGGTTGAATGAGGAATGTTCTGGTAAGCAAATTTGAGGTGTCCGGGtgcaaattaaaatgcaaaacacCAAAGGTAAC from Chiloscyllium plagiosum isolate BGI_BamShark_2017 unplaced genomic scaffold, ASM401019v2 scaf_1356, whole genome shotgun sequence includes these protein-coding regions:
- the LOC122547004 gene encoding rho GTPase-activating protein 17-like, whose product is MDAIRIISHNAHKRLAACLQVQQGVEVEKRQKKLPLMALSQSMQEGIALIGDDSLITKLLETCSEAEHKLAFELASYESQIEREILEPFNNLAEMEIPNIQKQRKQLAKLVLDWDSAKMRYNQANKAAFSGGNFPAVAAKVDSLREEMDEAGNKVELCK